The sequence CTGATCTGATGGTGCTTCAGACGCTCGATGTCCTCGGGCCGTCCCACGGCTACGCGATTGCCACACGCATCGAGCAGGTTTCGAAGGGCGCCATCCAGCTCAACATGGGCACGCTCTATCCGGCGCTGATGCGGCTTGAGCAACGCGGTTTGCTTCGAGGCGCCTGGGGTATCAGCGACACAGGTCTGCGAGGCAGCCGCAAGGCACGCCTCTATAGCCTTACCGCCGCCGGCCGGCGGGCACAAGTCGCCGAGAAGCAGGCGTGGACCCGAATGACGGGCATCATCCAAGCGCTAATAGATCAAGAGGGCTAATAGACAACGGAAGTCCACGGTTGCAGGCGAGAGGGTGGCCATGGCGGGCATGTTTCGCGAGTGGATGCTCCGAATGTGGGCGACGTTGCGACGACGCCGCACGGACGCTGACCTCGAAGAGGAGTTGAAAGCGCATCTCGCTTTCGCGGCTGAAGACGCGCGGCGCAGCGGCAAAGGGCCGAACGAGGCGGATCGTGCTGCGCGTCTGCGGGCCGGCGGCCTATCTCAGGCGTTGGACGCACTGCGCGATCAGCGCGGTCTGCCTATTGTCGACGCGGCCCTGTCGGACCTGCGCTACGCGATGCGCGCGCTCATCAAGCAGCCGCTGCTGTCGGTCACGGCCATCATCTCGATCGCGTGCAGCCTGGGACCCGCAACCGCCGTGCTCGGGATCG comes from Terriglobia bacterium and encodes:
- a CDS encoding helix-turn-helix transcriptional regulator; this encodes MVLQTLDVLGPSHGYAIATRIEQVSKGAIQLNMGTLYPALMRLEQRGLLRGAWGISDTGLRGSRKARLYSLTAAGRRAQVAEKQAWTRMTGIIQALIDQEG